Proteins co-encoded in one Thermomicrobiales bacterium genomic window:
- a CDS encoding M24 family metallopeptidase: MTDNSIVREKLAQAVEVLEEEGVDLWMIVARESDVLGDPSMPLVVGTSVTWESAFLISRTGDHRAIVAVGDVENIRQTGAWDNVVGYVEGISGELIRAFDELQPNMIALNYSIDNYMSDGVTHGMYLLLEEMLRDTPHWAKVQSSGEIPTKVRARKSPAELERIRTAVRTTERIWEALEAWLRPGLTERQISEYMHGQLDERRIGSSWDWNYCPGVTAGPDSPRGHVGPTDVETRAGQLLSIDFGVREDEYCSDLQRTFYFLKPGETEAPDDVKRYFAIVDRCIQDAAAFVRPGVMGWEVDDVARRIFAEAGLEEWQYALGHQMGRACHDGGTVLGPRWERYGQRPYGKLEVDEVYTLEIGCLVPGYGVVSQEEDIIVTADGCEFLAAPQRKVILIPS; this comes from the coding sequence ATGACAGATAATTCGATCGTTCGGGAGAAGCTGGCACAAGCGGTCGAGGTGCTCGAAGAGGAGGGCGTCGATCTGTGGATGATCGTCGCTCGCGAAAGCGATGTTCTCGGTGATCCGAGCATGCCGCTGGTTGTCGGCACCAGCGTTACCTGGGAGTCGGCGTTTCTCATCTCGCGAACTGGCGACCACCGCGCGATCGTCGCGGTCGGGGATGTGGAGAACATTCGTCAGACCGGCGCTTGGGACAACGTCGTCGGATATGTCGAAGGGATCTCGGGCGAGCTGATCAGGGCGTTTGATGAGCTCCAGCCGAACATGATCGCTCTGAATTACTCGATCGATAACTATATGTCCGACGGGGTCACGCATGGGATGTATCTCCTGCTCGAGGAGATGCTTCGTGACACTCCCCACTGGGCGAAGGTTCAGTCGTCGGGTGAAATCCCGACGAAGGTGCGAGCTCGCAAGTCACCGGCGGAACTAGAGCGGATTCGGACCGCCGTCCGGACCACGGAGCGGATCTGGGAGGCGTTGGAGGCCTGGCTACGACCCGGGCTGACCGAGCGTCAGATCAGCGAGTACATGCACGGGCAACTCGACGAACGTCGAATCGGCTCGTCGTGGGACTGGAACTACTGCCCAGGCGTTACGGCCGGCCCGGACTCGCCACGCGGCCACGTCGGGCCGACGGATGTCGAGACACGCGCGGGCCAACTTCTCAGTATCGACTTCGGTGTCCGAGAGGATGAGTACTGCTCGGACCTGCAGCGGACCTTCTACTTCCTGAAGCCGGGCGAAACCGAGGCGCCAGACGATGTGAAGCGCTACTTCGCGATCGTTGACCGTTGCATTCAGGATGCCGCCGCATTTGTTCGACCTGGCGTCATGGGCTGGGAAGTCGATGATGTCGCCCGGAGAATCTTCGCGGAAGCGGGCCTGGAAGAGTGGCAATACGCGCTTGGCCACCAGATGGGACGTGCCTGCCACGATGGCGGCACGGTGCTCGGGCCGCGCTGGGAGCGGTACGGCCAGCGTCCATACGGGAAGCTCGAAGTGGACGAGGTCTACACCCTCGAGATCGGCTGTCTTGTGCCTGGCTATGGGGTGGTCAGCCAGGAGGAGGACATCATCGTGACAGCCGATGGCTGCGAGTTCCTCGCGGCGCCCCAACGTAAGGTCATCCTTATCCCATCGTAA
- a CDS encoding PIG-L deacetylase family protein: MSSSVTAASQGDTEPVAEDFQRVMVVVAHPDDAEFSCAGSVAKFTGEGKHVVVVLCTSGDKGTARRDISSPELAALREGEQLEASRRLGVAETVFLRLGDGELTPDISFREKIVRQIRTHRPDVLITHDPFRPYALHPDHRAVGITAVDSVYPTARDPLYFPQHLQDGLEPHKVVELWLYGSEAPDRFIDISQTFDAKIHALRAHVSQVGAGETLAQRMRERAEDVGRQAELPMAEAFKVVKMRR, from the coding sequence ATGTCCAGTAGCGTAACTGCGGCTTCTCAGGGTGACACAGAACCCGTCGCGGAGGACTTCCAACGTGTCATGGTTGTCGTCGCTCATCCTGATGACGCCGAATTCTCGTGCGCAGGATCAGTCGCGAAGTTCACCGGCGAGGGCAAACACGTCGTCGTTGTCCTGTGTACCTCTGGTGACAAGGGCACCGCGCGGCGAGACATCTCGTCACCAGAGCTCGCTGCGCTCCGAGAGGGCGAACAGCTCGAAGCCAGCAGGCGGCTCGGCGTGGCGGAGACGGTGTTTCTCCGCCTCGGAGATGGAGAGCTGACGCCGGACATCAGCTTCCGCGAAAAGATCGTCCGGCAGATTCGAACACACCGTCCGGATGTGTTGATTACTCACGATCCGTTTCGCCCGTATGCGCTGCACCCGGATCATCGAGCGGTCGGGATCACTGCGGTGGACTCTGTTTACCCCACCGCCCGGGATCCGCTGTATTTCCCGCAGCACCTGCAGGATGGGCTCGAACCGCATAAGGTTGTCGAGTTGTGGCTGTATGGGTCTGAGGCGCCGGACCGGTTCATCGACATCAGCCAGACCTTCGATGCGAAGATTCATGCGCTGCGGGCGCACGTGAGTCAGGTGGGCGCCGGAGAGACACTCGCGCAACGGATGCGCGAACGGGCAGAGGACGTTGGCCGGCAGGCTGAGCTTCCCATGGCGGAGGCGTTCAAGGTCGTGAAGATGCGCCGATAG
- a CDS encoding cytochrome c oxidase assembly protein, translating to MMTRTDPEVQVAARIARRDTRPREWIALIGGIAVVLVMNSPPVDTAVDRSFSSHMLQHMILMNVAAPLIAIAWPLLFRAWSSSRIVSGLNALARPAPALILSSGALWFWHVPAIYNAQLSNGRIHAVEHMLFIGAFVLFWRPLVDDNMSLGYLKANGQRVLYLTISMLASGLLAAVLTFSGHAFYPHYAAASFGGRSPLADQQLGGAIMWLGGTIAGVLAAIITMREEP from the coding sequence ATGATGACGAGGACCGATCCGGAGGTGCAGGTCGCGGCGCGTATCGCGCGCCGCGACACGCGGCCACGCGAGTGGATTGCTCTGATCGGCGGAATCGCCGTCGTTCTGGTCATGAATTCGCCGCCCGTCGATACAGCTGTCGATCGTTCGTTCTCGTCCCACATGCTGCAGCATATGATCTTGATGAACGTTGCGGCGCCGCTGATCGCGATCGCATGGCCGCTTCTGTTTCGAGCCTGGTCATCGTCTCGAATTGTCAGTGGGCTGAACGCGCTGGCCCGGCCAGCGCCGGCCCTCATACTGTCGTCGGGCGCGCTCTGGTTCTGGCATGTGCCTGCGATCTACAACGCTCAATTGTCCAATGGAAGGATTCACGCGGTCGAGCACATGCTCTTCATCGGGGCGTTCGTTCTCTTCTGGCGACCACTCGTCGATGACAACATGAGCCTCGGGTATCTGAAAGCGAACGGGCAGCGCGTGCTGTATCTGACGATCAGCATGCTCGCGTCCGGGTTGCTGGCCGCGGTGCTAACCTTTTCTGGCCACGCCTTCTATCCGCATTACGCTGCCGCGTCGTTCGGTGGCCGCTCGCCGCTGGCGGACCAGCAGCTTGGCGGCGCCATCATGTGGCTGGGTGGGACGATTGCCGGGGTCCTGGCCGCCATCATTACGATGCGCGAGGAACCGTGA
- a CDS encoding cbb3-type cytochrome c oxidase subunit I codes for MNARPLESPAYSQTDRAVLRVALIYMLSGFVIFLFMGLLGLLMRLHHAGWYVLSPDWFYRIMTIHGTGMVAGMLQAAMGAMAAALSRSVKLSVRWLWAAYFVYSLSVAFLLYAVLIGRFAGAWTVLDPLPFSGRTWDVWAGAMMYIGALCIGLGFAIYCLHVFLTLRRKYGGIGTALGWRYLFSRGPAAADLRVPQPVELAAMAVSIVGMITGLVGAAVVLPLLADAAGWIAPINKLYSKNFLMFFGHAVANLTIYLAVGVVYALIPIFTGRGGHTSKLIVLAWNLTIVLVMTPISHHLYQDFSQPIGLQILGQVASWSIVPEVLLITIIGSLSHIYRSGMRWSVPSILIVTGFWGWVLGGIAAVIDAAIPANNVMHNTLWVPGHFHTYYLLGVTSFVWAYLYYLIGDLGDVHEWASSKIAAWLYGVGGVGFVLMFFFAGADSVPRRYAVYLSGWKIYAEIAVPFVVLIGISLLWLMADMSRGIGRAWQAISSAETRQAP; via the coding sequence GTGAATGCACGTCCGCTTGAATCCCCGGCGTACAGCCAGACGGACCGAGCAGTACTCCGGGTTGCCCTGATATATATGCTGAGCGGTTTCGTCATATTCCTCTTCATGGGTCTGCTTGGGTTGCTGATGCGTCTGCACCATGCAGGATGGTATGTCCTCTCACCCGACTGGTTCTATCGGATCATGACCATTCACGGCACTGGGATGGTTGCCGGGATGTTGCAGGCCGCGATGGGCGCGATGGCCGCCGCTCTGAGCCGATCGGTGAAGCTGAGTGTTCGCTGGTTGTGGGCAGCCTACTTCGTCTATTCACTGAGCGTTGCCTTCCTGCTCTATGCGGTGCTGATCGGCCGTTTCGCCGGCGCATGGACGGTGCTCGACCCACTCCCGTTCAGCGGGAGAACCTGGGACGTGTGGGCGGGCGCGATGATGTACATCGGCGCGTTGTGCATCGGGCTCGGATTCGCTATCTACTGTCTCCATGTGTTCCTCACGCTCCGGCGCAAGTACGGTGGCATCGGAACGGCACTCGGCTGGCGATACCTGTTTTCGCGCGGCCCTGCCGCCGCTGACCTGCGCGTGCCGCAACCGGTCGAGCTGGCTGCGATGGCGGTCTCGATCGTCGGGATGATCACCGGGCTCGTCGGGGCTGCTGTTGTGTTGCCTCTGCTTGCAGATGCGGCAGGCTGGATCGCGCCTATCAATAAGCTCTACTCAAAGAACTTCCTGATGTTCTTCGGCCATGCGGTTGCCAACTTGACGATCTATCTCGCAGTCGGGGTGGTGTATGCGCTTATCCCGATCTTCACCGGACGTGGTGGGCACACGTCGAAGCTCATCGTGCTTGCCTGGAACCTGACGATTGTGCTTGTGATGACTCCGATCTCCCACCATCTCTACCAGGACTTTTCGCAGCCGATCGGTCTGCAGATTCTCGGACAGGTCGCCTCCTGGTCGATCGTGCCTGAGGTGCTCCTGATCACGATCATCGGTAGCCTGTCGCATATCTATCGCAGCGGGATGCGTTGGTCTGTGCCGTCGATCTTGATCGTGACAGGCTTCTGGGGGTGGGTACTCGGCGGAATAGCGGCGGTGATCGATGCTGCGATTCCGGCGAATAACGTCATGCACAACACACTCTGGGTGCCGGGGCACTTCCATACGTACTATCTGCTCGGAGTCACCAGCTTCGTCTGGGCGTATCTCTATTATCTGATCGGCGACCTGGGCGACGTCCACGAATGGGCGAGCTCGAAGATCGCTGCCTGGCTCTACGGTGTCGGCGGCGTCGGGTTCGTGCTCATGTTCTTCTTCGCGGGCGCGGATAGCGTGCCCCGTCGCTACGCGGTCTATCTCTCCGGGTGGAAGATCTACGCGGAGATAGCGGTCCCATTTGTCGTGCTGATCGGAATCAGCCTCCTCTGGCTGATGGCCGACATGTCTCGTGGGATCGGGCGGGCCTGGCAGGCGATCAGCTCGGCGGAGACCCGACAAGCGCCATGA
- a CDS encoding glycosyltransferase family 4 protein — protein MIAPTSFFADYGCHVRILEEITALQRMGHRVRLCTYHNGRNLPGIDIRRSVDVPWLKRAEVGSSRHKAYLDLALFAETLRQLVAFRPDVIHSHLHEGALIGGVLGRLARRPVVFDYQGSLTEEMLDHGFIRKHGLRERFFRRIERRIDRIADSVVPSGVAARRYLECSGLDPSRIRDIPDAVDLARFDPMAASAGGRAIRERLGIPPGARVVVYLGLLAEYQGTSLLIDAAASYLPRHPDVYFIVAGYPGAEIYAHRAKERGIADRVIFPGKILYEDAPALLAAGDIAIAPKLSTTESNGKIFNYMAMELPTVATDTPTNRAILGGLGHLFQPGDIDGLIAALDAAFADGSEARAELRERIRAEFDWSQRVDDLLAVYQSLISGQRAPEACEAAPSSPSAR, from the coding sequence ATGATCGCGCCCACGTCGTTCTTCGCTGACTACGGTTGTCACGTCCGCATCCTGGAGGAAATCACCGCCCTGCAGCGCATGGGCCATCGCGTCCGACTGTGCACGTACCACAACGGTCGCAACCTTCCCGGGATTGATATCCGTCGATCAGTGGACGTGCCCTGGCTCAAGCGGGCCGAGGTGGGTAGCTCACGACACAAGGCCTATCTTGATCTTGCCCTGTTCGCCGAGACACTGCGTCAACTGGTGGCATTCCGCCCCGATGTTATTCATAGTCACCTCCACGAAGGAGCGCTGATCGGTGGCGTCCTTGGCCGGCTCGCGCGCCGGCCAGTGGTGTTCGACTATCAAGGGTCGCTAACTGAAGAGATGCTCGATCACGGATTCATTCGCAAGCATGGCCTGCGCGAACGCTTCTTTCGACGGATCGAACGGCGGATCGATCGGATCGCGGACTCGGTTGTCCCGAGCGGTGTCGCGGCGAGGCGCTATCTCGAATGCAGCGGACTCGATCCGTCTCGAATTCGTGACATACCCGATGCCGTTGACCTTGCTCGATTCGATCCGATGGCAGCCAGCGCTGGCGGGCGCGCGATCCGTGAGCGACTCGGAATCCCTCCCGGCGCGCGCGTTGTTGTCTACCTCGGGTTGCTCGCAGAGTACCAGGGTACCTCGTTGCTGATCGACGCCGCCGCCAGCTATCTTCCACGCCATCCCGATGTCTACTTCATCGTCGCCGGGTATCCGGGGGCGGAGATCTACGCACATCGTGCGAAGGAGCGGGGCATCGCCGATCGCGTCATCTTCCCCGGGAAGATTCTCTATGAGGACGCTCCAGCACTCCTTGCCGCGGGAGATATCGCCATTGCGCCGAAGCTCTCAACGACCGAAAGCAACGGCAAGATCTTCAACTACATGGCGATGGAATTGCCGACCGTCGCGACGGACACGCCAACCAACCGCGCGATCCTGGGCGGGCTTGGTCACTTGTTCCAGCCGGGCGACATAGACGGGCTCATCGCGGCACTCGATGCGGCGTTTGCCGACGGCAGCGAGGCCCGCGCCGAACTCCGCGAGCGGATCCGCGCGGAGTTCGACTGGAGCCAACGTGTCGATGACCTTCTAGCGGTGTATCAGTCGCTCATTTCCGGCCAGCGGGCGCCGGAAGCCTGTGAGGCCGCGCCGTCGTCACCGTCTGCCCGCTAG
- the hisS gene encoding histidine--tRNA ligase codes for MNDPVLSQEGGERRRPQRSAQVLKGMRDFLPERMLLRQHIIGVLRGVFELHGFEPIDTPALEYYESLAGKYGEDERLIYHFEDHGGREIGLRYDLTVPLARFVAVHRNELVFPFKRYHIGPVWRADRPQKGRYREFWQCDADIVGTSSMMADADVVSIVIEALRGVQMPNFVVHINHRKLLESFALYAGVSASQAPGVYRAIDKLAKIGDDGVIGELEATGVDRGIARRIVDLVSTSGSPDAVLSMVSERLSGIELAREAISDLEDLFEFLAALGAPPENYVLDLALARGLEYYTGPVFETTVEEPKIGSLGGAGRYDGLVGMFSGRDIPATGMSLGLDRIVDVVVELGLLAIPPTISSVFVTLFDEGSTAESLSIASRLRAAGIPTEVSMEESHDLGRQLRYASRRKVPFAIVIGPDEIGRGVVVVRDMFSGEQAEVADGALEDYLLDRLAGRG; via the coding sequence ATGAACGATCCAGTCCTGTCGCAGGAAGGCGGCGAACGTCGCCGTCCGCAGCGGTCGGCACAAGTCCTGAAGGGCATGCGCGATTTTCTGCCCGAGCGGATGCTGCTGCGCCAGCACATCATCGGTGTGCTTCGTGGCGTCTTCGAGCTGCATGGATTCGAGCCGATCGATACGCCGGCACTGGAGTATTACGAGAGTCTCGCTGGCAAGTATGGCGAAGACGAGCGGCTCATTTATCACTTTGAGGATCACGGTGGGCGCGAAATCGGCCTACGTTACGATCTGACCGTCCCGCTTGCGCGGTTTGTCGCGGTGCATCGAAACGAGCTCGTGTTTCCGTTCAAGCGATATCACATCGGCCCGGTCTGGCGGGCGGATCGACCGCAGAAGGGCCGTTACCGCGAGTTCTGGCAGTGCGACGCCGATATCGTCGGCACGAGCTCGATGATGGCAGATGCCGATGTCGTCTCGATCGTGATCGAGGCGCTACGTGGCGTCCAGATGCCGAATTTCGTGGTTCACATCAACCACCGCAAGCTTCTCGAGAGCTTCGCGCTCTACGCCGGGGTGTCGGCGTCGCAGGCGCCCGGCGTCTATCGGGCAATTGACAAGCTAGCCAAGATCGGTGACGACGGAGTGATCGGGGAGCTGGAGGCGACCGGCGTAGATCGCGGCATCGCGCGTCGGATCGTGGACCTGGTCTCAACATCAGGCTCACCCGATGCGGTGCTCTCAATGGTCTCTGAGCGGCTCTCAGGGATCGAGCTGGCCAGGGAGGCGATCTCCGACCTGGAGGATCTTTTCGAGTTTCTGGCTGCTCTTGGCGCGCCACCAGAGAACTACGTGCTCGATCTCGCGTTGGCGCGGGGCCTGGAGTACTACACCGGGCCGGTGTTCGAGACGACCGTTGAGGAGCCGAAGATCGGGTCGCTCGGAGGAGCCGGCCGTTACGACGGACTCGTCGGGATGTTCTCGGGACGCGACATCCCGGCAACCGGCATGTCGCTCGGGCTTGACCGTATCGTTGATGTTGTCGTAGAGCTTGGGCTTCTGGCCATTCCGCCGACGATATCGAGTGTCTTCGTGACGCTGTTTGACGAGGGAAGCACTGCCGAGTCGCTGTCGATTGCGTCACGGTTGCGGGCGGCGGGCATTCCGACCGAGGTTTCGATGGAGGAAAGTCACGATCTTGGCCGGCAGCTTCGCTATGCCAGCCGCCGCAAGGTTCCGTTTGCGATCGTCATCGGGCCCGACGAGATCGGGCGGGGTGTTGTCGTTGTTCGCGATATGTTCAGTGGTGAACAGGCCGAGGTTGCTGACGGCGCACTGGAAGACTACCTGCTGGATCGGCTGGCCGGCCGGGGCTAG
- a CDS encoding MogA/MoaB family molybdenum cofactor biosynthesis protein gives MSESVTEHRRNAPGSVRCVVVTVSDTRTAETDRSGQIMRVHLESGGHRIVGYHIVRDEPAEIEALLDRYSMDPECQAVLFNGGTGIASRDTTFDVISRRLEKTLPGFGEIFRMLSFDEIGAAAMLSRATAGVMHGTLVVSTPGSSNAVALAMDRLIVPELAHIVFEIGK, from the coding sequence GTGAGTGAGTCGGTGACCGAGCATCGAAGGAATGCACCGGGGAGCGTCCGCTGCGTCGTTGTCACGGTGAGCGACACGCGAACCGCTGAGACCGACCGGAGTGGCCAGATCATGCGCGTTCATCTCGAATCTGGAGGGCATCGGATCGTCGGCTACCACATCGTCCGCGATGAGCCTGCGGAAATCGAGGCGTTGCTGGATCGCTACTCAATGGATCCGGAGTGCCAGGCGGTGTTGTTCAACGGGGGAACCGGGATTGCCAGTCGCGACACGACCTTCGACGTGATCTCTCGTCGTCTTGAGAAGACACTTCCGGGGTTCGGAGAGATCTTCCGGATGCTGTCGTTCGACGAAATTGGCGCTGCCGCGATGCTCTCGCGAGCAACGGCCGGCGTAATGCACGGCACGCTGGTCGTCTCGACGCCCGGCTCGTCGAATGCAGTCGCGCTGGCAATGGATCGGCTGATCGTGCCAGAGTTGGCTCATATCGTTTTCGAGATCGGTAAGTAG
- a CDS encoding YraN family protein codes for MSSRTESGAAGEEYVAGWLSRQGYRVIGRNVRYRGGELDIVAVDGDELVFVEVRVRTGLRYGSAAESVDARKLATLMRTAEQYRERQPDVAEMIWRVDLVAITLRPNGSVASLDHHQNLTLD; via the coding sequence ATGTCGTCGCGAACTGAGTCCGGCGCGGCGGGCGAGGAGTACGTCGCGGGTTGGCTGAGTCGCCAGGGTTATCGAGTGATCGGGCGCAACGTGCGCTACCGAGGGGGCGAGCTCGATATCGTTGCGGTCGATGGCGACGAGCTGGTATTCGTCGAGGTTCGTGTCCGCACCGGTCTGCGATACGGGAGCGCCGCCGAGTCAGTCGACGCCCGGAAGCTGGCGACGCTGATGCGCACAGCCGAGCAGTATCGCGAACGACAACCGGACGTGGCCGAGATGATCTGGCGCGTCGACCTCGTGGCGATCACCCTGCGACCGAACGGCTCGGTTGCGTCGCTCGATCATCATCAGAATCTCACGTTGGACTAA
- a CDS encoding ribonuclease HII codes for MTMPPSRRPIPALVWERRAWRAGKLVVAGVDEVGRGAWAGPLVAAAVVVPAEPSARAQLTRALNRAGAVVRDSKQLSAAQRSRVVEVVQGLGIPMAISEVSVEIIDQVGVGRANKLALREAASTVRPGVDHVLVDAFEVPGLNCTHDAIVHGDSVSLSIALASIIAKTHRDQIMTEMAEEWPVYQFQRHKGYGTAAHRLALATYGPTPHHRTSFAPVAESLADVVAN; via the coding sequence ATGACAATGCCGCCTAGCCGCCGTCCCATTCCAGCATTGGTGTGGGAGCGTCGCGCCTGGCGGGCCGGCAAACTGGTCGTCGCCGGTGTCGATGAGGTCGGGCGTGGCGCGTGGGCCGGCCCACTCGTCGCGGCAGCGGTCGTCGTCCCGGCGGAACCGTCGGCGCGCGCTCAACTGACGCGCGCGCTCAACCGCGCCGGCGCGGTCGTCCGCGACTCGAAGCAGCTAAGCGCCGCTCAACGCTCGCGAGTCGTCGAAGTGGTGCAGGGGTTGGGCATCCCGATGGCAATTTCGGAAGTGTCGGTCGAGATCATTGACCAGGTCGGCGTCGGGCGGGCGAACAAGCTCGCTTTGCGGGAGGCGGCGAGCACGGTTCGCCCCGGCGTCGACCATGTCCTCGTCGACGCATTCGAGGTGCCGGGTCTGAACTGTACGCACGACGCGATCGTCCACGGCGATAGTGTGTCGCTGTCGATCGCGCTGGCTTCGATCATCGCTAAGACGCATCGGGATCAGATCATGACGGAGATGGCCGAAGAGTGGCCCGTGTACCAGTTCCAGCGACATAAAGGGTATGGAACCGCGGCGCACCGGCTGGCGCTCGCTACCTACGGCCCGACCCCGCATCATCGCACCTCCTTCGCTCCGGTTGCGGAATCCCTGGCCGATGTCGTCGCGAACTGA
- the rplS gene encoding 50S ribosomal protein L19 produces the protein MVDTIRKIEEGFMRADVPDFGPGDTVRAHVKVVEGTRERLQAFEGVVIRRRSGGINENFTIRRIASHGIGVERTFLIHSPRVERVEVLRRGRVRRAKLYYLRDRSGKAARIRERRRPVGSSLRNPVKRDA, from the coding sequence ATGGTCGACACGATTCGAAAGATTGAAGAAGGTTTCATGCGCGCCGACGTGCCGGATTTCGGCCCAGGTGACACGGTCAGGGCGCACGTCAAGGTGGTCGAAGGCACGCGCGAGCGCCTGCAGGCGTTCGAGGGTGTTGTGATCCGGCGACGTAGTGGTGGTATCAACGAAAACTTCACTATTCGTCGCATCGCGTCACATGGCATCGGAGTTGAGCGAACGTTCCTGATTCATTCTCCTCGCGTAGAGCGTGTCGAGGTCTTGCGTCGTGGTCGCGTTCGGCGGGCCAAGCTCTACTATCTCCGCGATCGAAGCGGCAAGGCCGCGCGTATTCGCGAGCGACGCCGCCCGGTAGGATCGTCGCTGCGCAATCCGGTGAAGCGCGACGCCTGA